A region of Saccopteryx leptura isolate mSacLep1 chromosome X, mSacLep1_pri_phased_curated, whole genome shotgun sequence DNA encodes the following proteins:
- the LOC136386018 gene encoding small EDRK-rich factor 2-like: MTHGNKYEFVCQKNMKKQSDSVTGKRRDNGLSAATRKQRDSVIVQQKQGKTNEKKEEPK, from the exons ATGACCCACGGGAATAAGTATGAGTTCGTCTGCCAGAAGAATATGAAAAAGCAGAGTGACTCAGTTACGGGAAAGCGCAGAGATAATGGGCTTTCTGCTGCCACCCGCAAGCAGAG GGACTCAGTGATCGTGCAGCAGAAGCAGggaaagacaaatgaaaagaagGAGGAACCCAAGTAG